The Thalassophryne amazonica chromosome 6, fThaAma1.1, whole genome shotgun sequence genome includes a region encoding these proteins:
- the LOC117511487 gene encoding cytosolic sulfotransferase 2-like, whose translation MTASKFALGQCVPDICTMEQPIPVEADRPTIIDFHGLPLTKYFTDNWDDVQSFKARQDDILIVSYPKSGSTWLAYILDLLYFGQTCPERQTSIPIYLRVPVLGLQIPSFFSGKEVADELPTTPRIMKSHRPELQETKKIIYVARNAKDTAVSYFHYMRVSSLQPASGDWSTYLNRFMEGRVVQGSWYNHVNNWWEKKQTYSNLHYMFYEDIIEDPEREINQLCSFLGLCPSAEEKEKVLTDMKFDTMAQNKMANYFMMSAFNQNVSAFLRKGKVGDWKSHFTVSQNEMFDEDYKQKMTNPSLHFRTEI comes from the exons ATGGAGCAGCCCATACCTGTGGAGGCAGATCGGCCAACAATCATTGACTTCCATGGACTCCCTTTGACCAAATATTTCACTGACAACTGGGACGATGTCCAGAGCTTCAAAGCAAGACAAGATGACATTCTCATTGTTTCTTACCCTAAATCTG GAAGCACATGGCTTGCTTACATTCTGGACCTTCTATATTTTGGCCAGACATGTCCAGAGCGTCAGACATCCATCCCTATTTATTTGCGGGTGCCTGTACTGGGCCTGCAGATACCTTCTTTTTTTTCAg GAAAAGAAGTGGCAGACGAGCTCCCTACAACTCCTCGTATTATGAAATCTCACAGACCAGAACTGCAAG aaaccaaaaAG ATCATCTATGTGGCCCGTAATGCCAAAGACACTGCAGTATCCTATTTCCACTATATGAGGGTGAGCAGTCTCCAACCAGCGTCAGGAGACTGGAGCACCTATTTAAACAGGTTCATGGAAGGAAGAG TGGTACAGGGATCCTGGTACAACCATGTGAATAACTGGTGGGAAAAGAAACAGACTTACTCAAATCTACATTACATGTTCTATGAAGATATAATTGAG GACCCTGAGCGAGAGATCAACCAACTCTGTTCCTTTCTTGGATTGTGCCCTTCTGCTGAGGAGAAGGAAAAAGTCTTGACTGACATGAAGTTTGACACGATGGCTCAAAACAAAATGGCAAACTATTTCATGATGTCCGCTTTCAATCAGAATGTTTCAGCATTTttgagaaaag GGAAAGTTGGTGACTGGAAAAGCCATTTTACTGTGAGCCAGAATGAGATGTTTGATGAAGACTACAAGCAGAAAATGACGAATCCTTCACTGCATTTCCGTACTGAGATTTAA